AAACTGTTATTTGATGTACTGCGTAGCAGAGAATATACAAAAGTTCAAATGAGTTCTATCGATATTTCAACCGTTATGAGCGAAATTGGCGTAACACTTCAAACGCTTTTTCCCTCATCGATTGAGGTAACCGAGACAGTGCTAATCCAATCCAAGCTTTTTGAGGAGAAAAAGATCTTCCTTTTTGAATCAACTCTCGACCTTCTGTAACTTGATTTTTTTCCACCAGACGCAACCCTAACAACAGTTGAGTTTCTTGCAGCCGTTGTTGGCGAATCGTTTCTAACTTTCGATCCTCAAACTGGTAGCTCGATAAATAATTCAATTTATCTCGTAAATACGGAATCGCTCGATCAATGCCTTGCTGTTCTGGATGAAATCGATATTCCATTAATCTCTGGGGTAAATAGTACCCCTTTTTACCCGCCAGAGCTATCCGAACAAACAAATCATTATCTTCACAATTTTGTAAATGGGGTCGCATAAAATCGACTTCTTTAAGTACCTGAGTTTGAAATAGGGTTGCACCAACCTGAAAGCTTTGCTGAACAAAAACCGTTTCCAATAGGTTATTCACCTGGCCTTCTAATAATTGAGTTCTACCCCAGCGATGAGAATTAATTTCTGTTTGTTCGAGATTCCGTTTATTCTCCAGATCGATAATCCAATGATCGGTTCCCACAAAATCGATTTCTGGATGCTCGATCAAGATTTTGCTAGTCGCTGCTAAAAAATCTTTGCCTAATCGATCATCATCATCGAATTTAACAAAAAAATTACCCTTTGCCGCATAAAACCCTGAGCGCATATTATTACTTTTGCCAATATTTTGATCGTGGCGAATATAGGAAATTCTATCATCCTGTTGCTGATACCCCGCCATAATCTGGGGAGTTTTATCCTGAGAGCCATCATCACAAACAATCAACTCCCAATCCGTTTCAGTTTGTGCGAGTACACTTTCAATCGCA
This genomic interval from Roseofilum reptotaenium CS-1145 contains the following:
- a CDS encoding glycosyltransferase family 2 protein, producing the protein MNSSPPKISVCIPTFNRVQLLTDAIESVLAQTETDWELIVCDDGSQDKTPQIMAGYQQQDDRISYIRHDQNIGKSNNMRSGFYAAKGNFFVKFDDDDRLGKDFLAATSKILIEHPEIDFVGTDHWIIDLENKRNLEQTEINSHRWGRTQLLEGQVNNLLETVFVQQSFQVGATLFQTQVLKEVDFMRPHLQNCEDNDLFVRIALAGKKGYYLPQRLMEYRFHPEQQGIDRAIPYLRDKLNYLSSYQFEDRKLETIRQQRLQETQLLLGLRLVEKNQVTEGRELIQKGRSFSPQKAWIGLALSRLPQSMREKAFEVLRQFRS